Proteins found in one Oreochromis niloticus isolate F11D_XX linkage group LG22, O_niloticus_UMD_NMBU, whole genome shotgun sequence genomic segment:
- the prrt1 gene encoding proline-rich transmembrane protein 1, with protein MSSEKHGLDDSGRQTMQPPPYLPGPQDPNVPQHPNMPPAPGTQPNYPPPPPPPGSEGYLQETQFQCAPMGPPGAPQGYTVQTQAPGGTMAHPPVGYLHPGYPLQLQPCTAYVPVYPMASGQPYMPAGGTHPGIPPGQIHPMQMPPSITLMDRRPPHDYLPIAVLTTVCCFWPTGIIAIIKAVQVRTAIARGDMVTAEIASREARNFSFISLAVGIASIVLCTILTVVVIIASQHHDDDWEP; from the exons ATGTCGTCAGAAAAGCACG GGCTCGATGACTCTGGCCGTCAGACCATGCAGCCTCCTCCGTACCTGCCCGGCCCACAGGACCCCAACGTGCCCCAGCACCCCAACATGCCTCCCGCGCCGGGCACCCAGCCCAACTAccctcctccgcctcctcctccggGTTCAGAGGGATACCTCCAAGAAACTCAGTTCCAGTGTGCCCCGATGGGGCCTCCGGGAGCCCCGCAAGGCTACACCGTCCAGACCCAGGCCCCGGGAGGCACCATGGCTCACCCCCCTGTGGGATACCTCCACCCGGGCTACCCGCTTCAGCTGCAGCCATGCACAGCTTACGTTCCCGTCTACCCCATGGCATCG gGTCAGCCCTACATGCCGGCTGGAGGAACTCACCCGGGGATCCCACCGGGCCAGATTCACCCCATGCAAATGCCACCGAGCATCACCCTAATGGACCGCCGACCGCCGCACGACTACCTGCCCATCGCCGTGCTCACCACCGTCTGCTGCTTCTGGCCAACAGGCATCATTGCGATCATCAAAGCAGTGCAG GTGCGTACGGCGATAGCCAGAGGGGACATGGTGACGGCGGAAATAGCCTCCCGCGAGGCGCGCAACTTCTCCTTCATCAGCCTGGCGGTTGGCATCGCCTCCATTGTGCTGTGCACCATCCTCACCGTGGTAGTCATCATAGCATCGCAGCACCACGATGACGACTGGGAGCCGTAA
- the tmem268 gene encoding transmembrane protein 268 isoform X2 produces the protein MTPEMMEDRNGVCHIVEEREGDVQIQYSRPHARDSINSRPDWSNGQCVASVPSCSMLYPSFDLPRCRAKLEREGFQIPREDMETPLKTALDVPSVRRYMVFNSAQFHFIMAPVLYVVLWCALFSTLHLYITNYWVLCLSVSLISIVLTTAVILILHCSNKEVNEMLVRHKLLVGVADWVRNCTGNMKLYFVYWDMSPCLRALTETLEEPSFVTIDTQKKLKSKMSHFVLVTKVSAGDSDAEEQDSDEQRPLLGNGSAASGRSSNQQKDATATKNYSLVPDAALPSQAKAYQLLMTYSAAYVKLLVSERLSGSSHHRGQRSHCKTAPICLCQYIKTKILQ, from the exons ATGACCCCCGAGATGATGGAGGACAGGAACGGAGTTTGCCACATagtggaggagagagagggggacgTTCAAATTCAGTACTCCAGACCTCATGCACGGGACAGCATCAACAGCAGACCTGACTGGTCAAACG gtCAGTGTGTAGCGTCAGTGCCGAGCTGCTCGATGCTGTACCCCAGCTTTGATCTGCCTCGGTGCCGTGCCAAACTGGAGAGGGAAGGCTTCCAG ATTCCACGTGAAGACATGGAGACTCCACTGAAAACAGCTCTGGACGTCCCCTCGGTCAGGAGATACATGGTTTTCAACTCGGCTCAGTTTCATTTCATAATGGCGCCG GTGCTGTATGTGGTGTTGTGGTGTGCCTTGTTTTCCACCCTCCATCTCTACATCACCAACTACTGGGTCCTCTGTCTCTCCGTCAGCCTGATCTCCATCGTCCTCACCACTGCCGTCATCCTCATCCTTCACTGCAGTAACAAGGAG GTCAACGAGATGCTGGTGAGACACAAGCTGCTGGTGGGCGTGGCTGACTGGGTGCGAAACTGCACCGGAAACATGAAG CTGTACTTCGTGTATTGGGACATGTCCCCCTGTTTGAGGGCGCTGACTGAAACTTTAGAGGAGCCCAGCTTTGTGACGATTGACACTCAG aaaaaactgaagaGCAAGATGTCTCACTTCGTCCTGGTGACCAAAGTGTCGGCCGGAGACTCAGATGCCGAGGAGCAGGACTCCGATGAGCAGAGGCCTCTGCTGGGGAATGGCAGCGCAGCCAGCGGCCGATCATCCAACCAGCAGAAGGACGCCACAGCCACCAAAAACTACAGCCTCGTCCCCGATGCAGCTTTACCTTCTCAG GCTAAAGCCTACCAGCTCCTCATGACCTACAGTGCAGCTTATGTGAAGCTCCTGGTGTCTGAGAGGCTCTCAGGATCGTCACACCACAGAGGCCAGAGGAGCCACTGCAAAACggcccccatctgcctctgtcAGTACATCAAAACGAAGATCCTTCAATAA
- the tmem268 gene encoding transmembrane protein 268 isoform X1, producing MTPEMMEDRNGVCHIVEEREGDVQIQYSRPHARDSINSRPDWSNGQCVASVPSCSMLYPSFDLPRCRAKLEREGFQIPREDMETPLKTALDVPSVRRYMVFNSAQFHFIMAPVLYVVLWCALFSTLHLYITNYWVLCLSVSLISIVLTTAVILILHCSNKEINVNLDIRLVQVNEMLVRHKLLVGVADWVRNCTGNMKLYFVYWDMSPCLRALTETLEEPSFVTIDTQKKLKSKMSHFVLVTKVSAGDSDAEEQDSDEQRPLLGNGSAASGRSSNQQKDATATKNYSLVPDAALPSQAKAYQLLMTYSAAYVKLLVSERLSGSSHHRGQRSHCKTAPICLCQYIKTKILQ from the exons ATGACCCCCGAGATGATGGAGGACAGGAACGGAGTTTGCCACATagtggaggagagagagggggacgTTCAAATTCAGTACTCCAGACCTCATGCACGGGACAGCATCAACAGCAGACCTGACTGGTCAAACG gtCAGTGTGTAGCGTCAGTGCCGAGCTGCTCGATGCTGTACCCCAGCTTTGATCTGCCTCGGTGCCGTGCCAAACTGGAGAGGGAAGGCTTCCAG ATTCCACGTGAAGACATGGAGACTCCACTGAAAACAGCTCTGGACGTCCCCTCGGTCAGGAGATACATGGTTTTCAACTCGGCTCAGTTTCATTTCATAATGGCGCCG GTGCTGTATGTGGTGTTGTGGTGTGCCTTGTTTTCCACCCTCCATCTCTACATCACCAACTACTGGGTCCTCTGTCTCTCCGTCAGCCTGATCTCCATCGTCCTCACCACTGCCGTCATCCTCATCCTTCACTGCAGTAACAAGGAG ATCAATGTGAATTTAGATATTCGGTTGGTCCAGGTCAACGAGATGCTGGTGAGACACAAGCTGCTGGTGGGCGTGGCTGACTGGGTGCGAAACTGCACCGGAAACATGAAG CTGTACTTCGTGTATTGGGACATGTCCCCCTGTTTGAGGGCGCTGACTGAAACTTTAGAGGAGCCCAGCTTTGTGACGATTGACACTCAG aaaaaactgaagaGCAAGATGTCTCACTTCGTCCTGGTGACCAAAGTGTCGGCCGGAGACTCAGATGCCGAGGAGCAGGACTCCGATGAGCAGAGGCCTCTGCTGGGGAATGGCAGCGCAGCCAGCGGCCGATCATCCAACCAGCAGAAGGACGCCACAGCCACCAAAAACTACAGCCTCGTCCCCGATGCAGCTTTACCTTCTCAG GCTAAAGCCTACCAGCTCCTCATGACCTACAGTGCAGCTTATGTGAAGCTCCTGGTGTCTGAGAGGCTCTCAGGATCGTCACACCACAGAGGCCAGAGGAGCCACTGCAAAACggcccccatctgcctctgtcAGTACATCAAAACGAAGATCCTTCAATAA